The Algihabitans albus genome has a segment encoding these proteins:
- a CDS encoding uroporphyrinogen-III synthase: protein MRLLVTRPREEAERFAEDLTSRGHEAVIASLLTIDIRHEDLDLDGVQALAFTSLNGVRAFVANSSERGLPVHTVGSRTAEAARAAGLKDVRSAAGDVDALAAQIATSRQAAAGAVLHVTGVHVAGDLSGKLSSQGFTVRRAVLYEARPVGRLPDSARTALQTGRLDGVTFFSPRTAASFARLVRASGLERSTESLTAFCLSPAVAAEARAVTWANVRVAAHPTQAALLTALAGSQQTAQEDAGMAQNGETPKKDQIEKGLKAEEAASATVSGRGEASKSEAEGATSESDPERLGERSVSGSAAGSTKGSAAEHVIARFGGLRPTATKLGVAVSTVQGWKARGHIPETRHDDLRAAAKTHGIEIGDIDLATTQEPATPETPTAGTSTPAIPLNPWAEPAGGDGGASPLRGNASSKVGGASKIESAPSSIEAAVDNRNQGRDIREDEDTGDDTTNEGGHHGREADAPAASRSGGLLLGLGLAIPIFVGGAIAAIYTRDYWEPFLPVSPDTSLQAEMTELGDRVASLEAAPPAVDPARLDDLSQRLDELAQQVAELPGEMGTREPLAGLQQRVDELAAQIETMSVTGGAGNGSSAPTSASPAAVSRLEDQIVGVRDELDELRGTLAETSAAAATAAGAAAEAATADAAALSELQTELTELRAELQEVESQAQQALTAGAGDSGLALALGQLRDALRFSTPFQTELQAIRSLIPTGDPVLELLPPLETHADRGVPTREELAARFEPMARSAVAASYDDSWSGRLMSRVSEAVSLRPVGEVEGDSARARVARADARLANDDLAGAVEALSGLQGPAAAEVATWMADAQARLAGEQALGALTRRSLARLAPAVGAPAANEQ, encoded by the coding sequence ATGCGCCTCCTGGTCACGCGGCCGCGCGAAGAGGCGGAGCGTTTCGCAGAGGACCTGACGTCTCGGGGGCATGAGGCGGTTATAGCCTCCTTGCTGACCATCGATATCCGCCATGAAGACCTGGACTTGGACGGTGTCCAGGCTCTGGCCTTCACTAGCTTGAATGGTGTCCGCGCGTTCGTCGCCAATAGCTCCGAGCGCGGATTGCCAGTCCATACCGTCGGATCCCGGACGGCCGAGGCGGCTCGGGCGGCGGGTCTCAAAGACGTGCGGTCGGCAGCCGGTGACGTGGACGCCTTGGCGGCTCAGATCGCTACGAGCCGGCAAGCTGCCGCTGGTGCGGTTCTGCATGTGACCGGGGTTCACGTTGCCGGCGATCTGAGCGGAAAGCTCTCCAGCCAGGGTTTTACGGTGCGGCGTGCCGTTCTGTACGAAGCCCGTCCGGTCGGCCGCCTGCCGGACTCTGCGCGTACGGCTCTTCAAACCGGTCGTCTTGACGGGGTTACCTTTTTCTCTCCACGTACAGCCGCTAGCTTTGCTAGGCTCGTACGCGCGTCCGGGCTGGAGCGATCCACAGAGAGCTTGACGGCCTTCTGTCTAAGCCCCGCCGTCGCGGCCGAGGCGAGGGCCGTGACCTGGGCAAACGTACGGGTTGCCGCACACCCGACTCAAGCGGCCCTACTCACGGCGCTCGCCGGGAGCCAGCAGACAGCGCAAGAGGACGCAGGCATGGCGCAGAACGGCGAAACGCCCAAAAAGGACCAGATCGAAAAGGGTCTGAAGGCTGAAGAGGCCGCATCCGCCACCGTGTCGGGCCGCGGCGAGGCAAGCAAAAGCGAAGCGGAGGGCGCGACCTCAGAAAGTGACCCAGAGCGGCTCGGAGAGCGCTCCGTTTCTGGTTCGGCCGCAGGCTCGACCAAAGGTTCGGCCGCGGAGCACGTCATCGCCCGTTTCGGCGGTCTAAGACCGACGGCGACCAAGCTCGGCGTGGCCGTTTCGACCGTCCAAGGCTGGAAGGCGCGCGGCCACATTCCGGAAACACGGCACGACGACCTGCGCGCCGCCGCCAAGACACACGGCATTGAGATCGGCGACATAGATTTGGCTACGACGCAGGAGCCTGCTACGCCAGAGACGCCGACAGCCGGAACATCGACACCTGCCATTCCCCTGAATCCCTGGGCCGAGCCGGCGGGCGGCGACGGCGGCGCATCTCCCCTGCGCGGCAACGCGTCATCGAAGGTCGGCGGCGCGTCCAAGATCGAAAGCGCGCCATCATCCATTGAGGCCGCTGTGGATAACCGAAACCAGGGCAGAGATATCCGCGAGGACGAGGATACGGGAGACGACACCACAAACGAAGGTGGGCACCACGGGCGGGAGGCGGACGCACCTGCCGCATCGCGCAGCGGCGGTCTGCTGCTGGGACTGGGATTGGCGATCCCGATTTTCGTCGGCGGAGCGATCGCCGCAATCTACACACGCGACTATTGGGAGCCTTTTCTACCCGTAAGCCCGGATACGTCTCTGCAAGCGGAAATGACGGAGCTAGGCGACCGCGTAGCCAGTCTGGAGGCGGCCCCACCAGCCGTCGATCCGGCCCGCTTGGATGATCTGTCGCAGCGGCTCGACGAGCTGGCGCAGCAGGTCGCGGAACTTCCAGGCGAGATGGGCACGCGTGAACCGCTGGCTGGGCTGCAGCAGCGCGTCGACGAGCTGGCCGCGCAAATTGAAACGATGTCGGTGACGGGCGGCGCAGGCAACGGTTCGTCCGCCCCGACGAGTGCGAGCCCCGCCGCGGTCAGCAGGCTGGAGGATCAGATCGTCGGCGTAAGGGACGAGCTGGACGAATTGCGCGGAACCTTGGCCGAGACCAGTGCCGCCGCGGCAACAGCGGCCGGCGCAGCAGCCGAGGCCGCTACTGCCGATGCCGCAGCGCTCTCGGAATTGCAGACGGAACTGACCGAACTGCGAGCGGAACTACAAGAGGTCGAGAGCCAGGCACAGCAGGCCTTGACCGCCGGCGCCGGCGACAGCGGCCTCGCTTTGGCTCTTGGGCAACTGCGGGACGCGCTGCGCTTCTCCACGCCGTTCCAGACGGAACTGCAAGCGATACGCAGCCTGATCCCCACTGGCGACCCCGTGCTTGAACTGCTGCCCCCGTTGGAGACCCATGCCGATCGCGGCGTGCCGACGCGCGAAGAGTTGGCGGCACGCTTCGAACCGATGGCACGGAGCGCCGTTGCCGCCAGCTATGACGACAGCTGGAGTGGCCGGCTGATGTCGCGTGTATCGGAAGCGGTGAGCCTTCGCCCTGTCGGCGAGGTCGAGGGTGACAGTGCACGCGCGCGTGTCGCACGCGCCGACGCACGACTTGCAAACGACGATTTAGCCGGAGCGGTCGAAGCGCTGTCAGGCCTTCAGGGACCGGCGGCGGCGGAGGTTGCGACCTGGATGGCCGACGCCCAGGCGCGCCTGGCCGGCGAACAGGCCCTCGGCGCGTTGACTCGCCGAAGCCTGGCGCGCTTGGCACCGGCTGTGGGAGCGCCTGCGGCAAATGAACAGTAA
- a CDS encoding heme biosynthesis protein HemY, producing the protein MIRALVYFGLVAVAIAIAYLLVIVAPGEVAVQWLGWELQTSIAVAILALIFLCVLAAVGYYGWRLVRHAPKDFWNQHGQERRNRGYRALSHGLVAVAAGDPHEARRWAKKAQKLLDDQPLSRLLSAQAAQLSGEAQAAREHFEKMLEAEETRFLGLRGLLMQALRDGDDAAALDYLRQAKDLRPETPWVIDHLFEVAQRRGDLKTAEQAALAAARYAVWPREEAYRKRAVVLTARAQRAAASNDEATAIADLEEALKSAPDLVAAAVLQARLEAGRKRERRGAKLLEAVWKRQPHPELAEAYLALRPNDPPLSQVKRIEKLTTNSVDHLESRLARARVALAAELWGEARKYLQRATAEQPDRRVYQLMAELEQREHDDREAAHDWLRKAEEADLEPMWVCDSCGAAARHWTAHCSHCGSFDKLAWRSPLQTLAEPESPSETAETPGEGNGRPAIVTGQAVVVGESRTPAPAA; encoded by the coding sequence ATGATTCGCGCGCTGGTCTACTTCGGCCTCGTCGCCGTTGCGATTGCCATCGCCTATCTACTGGTGATCGTGGCGCCCGGCGAGGTCGCTGTGCAATGGCTCGGCTGGGAGCTTCAAACCTCGATCGCCGTTGCGATCCTGGCCCTGATCTTTCTCTGTGTTCTTGCCGCGGTAGGCTACTACGGTTGGCGCTTGGTGCGCCATGCACCCAAGGACTTTTGGAACCAGCACGGTCAGGAGCGGCGCAACCGGGGCTACCGCGCGCTCAGCCACGGTCTGGTCGCCGTCGCCGCCGGCGATCCGCATGAAGCCAGACGCTGGGCCAAGAAGGCTCAGAAGCTTTTGGATGATCAACCTCTGTCGCGCTTGCTTTCGGCTCAGGCCGCACAGTTGTCGGGCGAAGCTCAGGCTGCCCGCGAGCACTTCGAGAAAATGCTCGAGGCGGAGGAAACCCGCTTTCTCGGGCTGCGCGGGCTGCTGATGCAGGCCCTGCGCGACGGCGACGACGCGGCAGCTCTGGACTATCTGCGCCAAGCCAAGGACCTGCGGCCGGAGACGCCCTGGGTGATCGACCATCTCTTCGAGGTCGCGCAACGCCGCGGCGACCTCAAAACCGCCGAGCAGGCCGCCCTCGCAGCCGCCCGCTACGCGGTCTGGCCGCGTGAGGAGGCCTATCGCAAGCGCGCCGTCGTATTGACGGCCAGGGCTCAACGAGCCGCCGCCAGCAACGACGAAGCAACTGCGATCGCGGACCTAGAGGAAGCCCTTAAGAGCGCGCCGGACCTTGTGGCTGCCGCCGTTCTACAAGCTCGGCTGGAGGCGGGCCGCAAGCGGGAGCGCCGGGGGGCGAAGCTGCTGGAGGCGGTCTGGAAGCGTCAGCCGCATCCGGAACTGGCCGAAGCCTATCTGGCACTCCGACCCAACGACCCGCCGCTCTCACAAGTCAAACGAATCGAGAAGCTGACGACCAACAGCGTCGATCATCTCGAGTCGCGCCTGGCCCGTGCCCGAGTCGCGCTGGCGGCGGAACTCTGGGGCGAAGCGCGCAAGTACTTGCAACGTGCGACTGCCGAACAGCCGGACCGGAGAGTCTACCAGCTGATGGCCGAACTGGAGCAGCGGGAGCATGACGACCGCGAAGCGGCGCATGACTGGCTGCGCAAGGCAGAAGAGGCGGATCTGGAGCCGATGTGGGTCTGCGACTCCTGCGGCGCAGCGGCACGTCACTGGACCGCTCACTGCAGCCATTGCGGCAGCTTCGACAAGCTCGCGTGGCGCAGCCCGCTTCAGACTCTCGCCGAGCCCGAATCTCCCTCAGAGACTGCGGAGACACCCGGCGAGGGCAACGGCCGCCCGGCGATCGTCACCGGCCAAGCGGTCGTCGTGGGTGAAAGCCGCACGCCGGCCCCGGCGGCGTGA
- a CDS encoding tyrosine-type recombinase/integrase, which produces MNYGVSEIYRSKSWPRPNIFVRQRLYDLDGGRKYITATERDAALAVARSRRPEIYTLYATLAYSGCRLSEALELDVSRIDFQQSGLIFRTLKNRSGCVFRLVPVPDRLLADLDRVHAIRSRQDDLRRAKQPLWNWSRTHAWRLIKSILSEAGVQGAAATPKGLRHGFGVTAVTKGVPLNLVQRWLGHTQLATTAIYADALGDEERHINTRMWS; this is translated from the coding sequence ATGAATTATGGTGTGTCGGAGATTTATAGAAGTAAATCCTGGCCTCGGCCGAATATATTTGTGCGGCAAAGGCTCTATGATCTTGATGGAGGGCGTAAGTACATCACGGCGACAGAGCGAGATGCGGCTCTCGCGGTTGCACGTTCGCGCCGGCCAGAGATCTACACACTTTATGCAACTCTCGCTTACTCCGGCTGCCGTCTCTCCGAAGCTTTGGAACTGGATGTATCGCGCATCGACTTCCAGCAAAGCGGCCTCATCTTTCGCACCCTCAAAAACCGTAGTGGTTGTGTCTTTCGCCTAGTGCCGGTTCCGGATCGCCTCCTGGCGGATCTTGATCGGGTGCATGCGATTCGATCGCGGCAGGACGATCTTCGCCGAGCCAAGCAGCCGCTATGGAACTGGTCCAGAACGCATGCTTGGCGTCTGATCAAGAGCATTCTGAGCGAAGCTGGCGTCCAAGGCGCGGCGGCGACACCTAAAGGCCTGCGGCACGGGTTCGGTGTCACGGCCGTCACCAAGGGCGTCCCCCTGAACCTGGTACAGCGCTGGCTTGGCCACACCCAGCTTGCCACCACCGCGATCTACGCAGATGCCTTGGGCGACGAGGAACGCCACATCAATACAAGGATGTGGAGTTGA
- a CDS encoding response regulator transcription factor, giving the protein MPKYGKSPLSCKMEIKMQIDDSGTINEAQVLAALADPQAISGKLREDLSAAGIGWVTATSGTETLDLFRPDIASCTLVDMLLPPSGGLDILAKLRLRRPTAPVLIVGDAPSARAAVEAMRLGAKDVVETPFDPHLLQTRILQLIAEDRQTIAAEQACVDRRNRIAALSRRERQVLDLVLQGLSNKETARVLKVSPKAIEIYRAGMMRKLGQRSSVVMAAWVSQCPGCVAGPISQSPRIPA; this is encoded by the coding sequence TTGCCGAAGTACGGTAAATCTCCATTAAGTTGCAAAATGGAAATCAAAATGCAGATCGACGACTCAGGCACAATAAACGAAGCACAGGTATTGGCGGCCCTCGCCGATCCCCAAGCGATCTCCGGGAAACTCCGTGAGGATTTGAGCGCGGCGGGGATCGGGTGGGTCACCGCGACCTCTGGAACAGAAACCCTGGACCTGTTCAGGCCAGATATCGCCAGTTGCACCTTGGTCGACATGCTCCTGCCGCCATCCGGCGGTCTCGATATTCTCGCAAAACTTCGCCTCCGGCGGCCAACCGCACCGGTCCTGATCGTCGGCGACGCACCAAGCGCGCGCGCAGCCGTGGAGGCGATGCGGCTCGGCGCCAAGGATGTCGTGGAAACTCCATTCGATCCGCATCTGCTTCAAACGCGTATTCTGCAGCTCATTGCGGAGGACCGACAGACGATCGCCGCCGAACAGGCCTGCGTCGACCGACGTAACCGTATCGCCGCCCTCTCCCGGCGTGAACGGCAGGTGCTGGATCTCGTCCTACAGGGCCTGTCCAACAAGGAGACAGCACGCGTCCTAAAGGTCAGCCCCAAGGCCATAGAGATCTATCGCGCCGGAATGATGCGCAAGCTCGGCCAGCGTTCCTCCGTGGTGATGGCGGCTTGGGTTTCGCAATGCCCAGGGTGTGTTGCAGGACCGATCTCGCAGAGCCCCCGAATTCCGGCCTGA
- the gvpA gene encoding gas vesicle structural protein GvpA: MAIEKSAASNSLAEVIDRILDKGIVVDAWARVSLVGIELLAIEARVVVAGVDTYLKYAEAIGLTSNASEAVTVGLGANPEPAYL, encoded by the coding sequence ATGGCTATTGAGAAATCTGCCGCTTCAAACAGTCTTGCCGAGGTGATCGACCGAATTCTCGACAAGGGAATCGTCGTCGACGCTTGGGCCCGCGTCTCACTGGTCGGCATCGAATTGCTCGCAATCGAAGCCCGCGTCGTTGTCGCCGGCGTAGACACCTACCTGAAGTACGCAGAGGCGATCGGCCTCACGTCCAACGCCTCCGAAGCCGTCACCGTGGGACTCGGTGCCAATCCTGAGCCGGCGTACCTGTAA
- the gvpN gene encoding gas vesicle protein GvpN yields MNAVGQAKAQLSSQRLQNQPKSGFVETDRLAELSNRIRAYLRASIPVHLRGPAGCGKTSIAMHVASSLGRPISMVVGDKNMTTADLVGAKSGYQTTRVVDNFVNSVTKVEENAIQGWQDHRLTVACREGHTFIYDEFNRSPASANNVFLGVLEERVLILPAHNKREEYLKVHPNFTLILTSNPLEYAGTHAVQDALADRMITIELDHQDRETEIDITLARSGVSRGLAERIVDFVRAYRSSGAYEQTPTMRASIMIAKIVEAGALELTMRDPLIEKICADVLQARCGGGKDAGLREARSNFMTELARHHFDGAPRPIFAGETARLSRPDDPSAGAAAPEITAIGGMA; encoded by the coding sequence ATGAACGCCGTCGGCCAGGCAAAAGCCCAGCTATCGTCTCAGAGACTGCAGAATCAACCGAAGTCGGGCTTCGTTGAAACCGATCGTCTCGCTGAACTGTCGAACCGCATACGCGCCTACTTGCGGGCCAGCATTCCAGTCCATCTGCGTGGTCCCGCCGGCTGTGGCAAAACCTCTATTGCCATGCACGTCGCGAGCAGCCTCGGCCGCCCCATATCCATGGTCGTCGGCGATAAGAACATGACCACAGCGGATCTTGTCGGCGCCAAATCCGGGTATCAGACAACGCGCGTGGTCGACAATTTCGTCAACTCCGTCACGAAGGTCGAGGAGAATGCGATCCAAGGCTGGCAGGACCACCGCCTGACCGTTGCCTGCCGCGAGGGTCACACCTTCATCTACGACGAGTTCAATCGCTCGCCGGCTTCGGCCAACAACGTTTTTCTGGGTGTGCTGGAGGAGCGGGTTCTCATTCTGCCCGCACACAACAAACGCGAGGAGTATCTGAAGGTACATCCCAATTTCACCCTCATCCTTACCAGCAACCCGCTTGAGTATGCCGGAACCCATGCGGTTCAGGATGCGCTGGCTGACCGGATGATAACGATCGAGCTGGATCATCAGGATCGCGAGACAGAGATCGACATCACCTTGGCTCGCTCGGGCGTATCGAGAGGTTTAGCCGAACGGATCGTCGACTTCGTGCGGGCGTATCGGAGCTCCGGCGCCTACGAGCAGACGCCGACGATGCGCGCATCGATCATGATCGCCAAAATCGTCGAAGCCGGCGCACTCGAACTGACTATGAGAGACCCGCTAATCGAGAAGATTTGTGCCGATGTGCTGCAGGCCAGGTGCGGCGGTGGCAAGGACGCCGGTCTTCGGGAAGCTCGAAGCAACTTCATGACGGAACTCGCACGGCACCATTTCGACGGCGCTCCTCGTCCCATCTTCGCCGGTGAGACCGCCAGACTTTCAAGACCCGACGACCCTTCCGCCGGAGCAGCGGCTCCGGAGATCACGGCAATCGGAGGTATGGCATGA
- a CDS encoding Hsp20 family protein, with product MANRRTPPSSMPAARGNAAQSSLLLEGLTLLAKMAGQALEQGTTELSRTVQVPLSGASGSTDDNPGVINANLRVRTCSEAAGGNLESTPARGKEPGPASRLREPLVDVFDEDKEIVVAAEVPGCGIDDVDVSIDVDGRGLTLTAKGVRGYRRHLILPASIELEPIEKSCNNGMLNVRLSKRSSEPEPTP from the coding sequence ATGGCAAATAGACGAACGCCTCCGTCCAGCATGCCAGCCGCGCGCGGAAATGCCGCCCAATCGAGCCTCCTGCTGGAAGGCCTGACGCTGCTTGCGAAGATGGCCGGCCAGGCCTTGGAGCAAGGCACCACGGAACTCTCCCGAACGGTTCAGGTTCCGCTGAGCGGTGCATCGGGTTCGACCGATGACAACCCCGGTGTCATCAATGCCAATCTGCGCGTTCGAACCTGCAGCGAGGCCGCCGGCGGCAATCTGGAGAGCACACCGGCACGCGGCAAGGAACCCGGACCGGCATCACGCCTGCGCGAACCGCTCGTGGATGTCTTCGACGAGGACAAGGAGATCGTCGTTGCCGCCGAAGTACCGGGGTGCGGCATCGACGACGTCGACGTTTCGATCGATGTGGATGGACGCGGTCTCACACTGACGGCCAAGGGTGTTCGCGGTTACCGCCGGCATCTCATTCTGCCTGCTTCGATCGAACTCGAGCCGATAGAGAAGAGCTGCAACAACGGCATGCTCAACGTTCGGCTGAGCAAACGTAGCTCGGAACCCGAGCCCACACCCTAA
- a CDS encoding GvpL/GvpF family gas vesicle protein, with amino-acid sequence MTSQLPNGTAPLLDNATSEQGQYLYCVIAGDDPLTFDVDGIGGAGDKVYSLPFDGLSAVVSASPEAEYDGTRRNLTAHMRVLETVMADHTIVPIRFGSVAPTPEAVNETLIKPQHETIRQVLSELEGRAEMGLKVFWMEGVLYAEVLAVRPDIAQLRDSLMGRSPDESYYERVKIGELLESAVTEKRAREAEELLNCIAPLAHRVKRLDALGEQMVLNVALLIDRSKIEALEEAIAKLDGTHAERLLFKLVGPTAPYNFVDLMPTP; translated from the coding sequence ATGACCTCACAACTTCCCAACGGCACGGCACCGCTTCTAGATAACGCAACTTCGGAACAGGGCCAATATCTTTACTGCGTCATTGCCGGCGACGACCCTCTCACGTTCGACGTCGACGGTATCGGTGGCGCCGGCGACAAGGTCTACAGCTTGCCCTTCGACGGGCTCTCCGCTGTCGTCAGTGCCTCGCCAGAGGCCGAATACGACGGCACACGCCGCAATCTGACAGCTCATATGCGTGTCCTGGAGACCGTCATGGCGGATCATACGATCGTGCCAATCCGTTTCGGCAGCGTGGCGCCGACACCGGAAGCGGTCAATGAGACGCTTATAAAGCCACAGCACGAAACCATCCGACAGGTTCTCTCGGAACTCGAGGGACGCGCGGAAATGGGGCTCAAGGTCTTCTGGATGGAAGGCGTGCTCTATGCCGAGGTTCTCGCGGTTCGGCCGGACATCGCCCAGCTCCGAGACTCGCTCATGGGCCGGTCGCCCGACGAGTCCTATTACGAGCGCGTCAAGATCGGGGAGTTACTCGAGTCCGCAGTCACCGAAAAACGTGCACGCGAGGCGGAGGAACTTCTCAACTGCATCGCACCGCTGGCTCATCGCGTGAAGCGGCTCGACGCCCTCGGCGAACAGATGGTTCTCAACGTTGCCCTGCTCATCGACCGTTCCAAGATCGAGGCACTGGAGGAAGCCATCGCCAAGCTGGATGGCACCCACGCCGAACGGCTTCTGTTCAAGTTGGTCGGCCCGACGGCCCCTTACAACTTCGTCGATCTGATGCCGACTCCATAG
- a CDS encoding gas vesicle protein GvpG codes for MGLLKTLLTGPVTAPAKGFMWIAGKLAEKLEAEVFDPKKIQQEMEDLQLRFDLNQITEAELEEGETILLERLKQIRESQRR; via the coding sequence ATGGGTCTTCTGAAAACGTTACTGACCGGCCCAGTTACAGCGCCCGCCAAGGGATTCATGTGGATTGCCGGAAAGTTGGCCGAAAAGCTCGAGGCCGAAGTCTTCGATCCCAAGAAGATCCAGCAGGAAATGGAAGATCTCCAGCTTCGTTTCGATCTCAATCAGATTACGGAGGCCGAATTGGAGGAGGGAGAAACGATTCTCTTGGAACGTCTCAAACAGATTCGCGAAAGCCAACGGAGATAG
- a CDS encoding gas vesicle protein GvpO: MTDTTSMPDPTTASALPDSAASQPNVEPAAPSLDAPAPAQPTEVTPPAEPEPTPEPAPPAKPLLTVVQAARRAKQQLQEITGLEVATVSAMEEYEGGWRAYVNLVELRRVPTTSDVLATYEAVLDAQGELETYKRLRRFLRGQVND; encoded by the coding sequence ATGACCGACACAACGAGCATGCCAGATCCGACGACGGCTTCGGCACTCCCGGACTCCGCCGCATCTCAACCGAACGTCGAGCCGGCGGCGCCTTCGCTTGACGCGCCGGCGCCGGCCCAACCGACGGAGGTAACTCCGCCAGCCGAACCGGAACCGACACCGGAACCCGCTCCACCGGCGAAACCCCTGTTGACCGTCGTACAGGCGGCGCGCCGAGCCAAGCAGCAGCTTCAGGAAATCACCGGTCTCGAGGTGGCCACCGTCTCGGCGATGGAGGAGTACGAGGGTGGTTGGCGCGCCTACGTCAATCTCGTCGAGCTTCGCCGCGTCCCGACGACCAGCGATGTGTTGGCCACCTACGAAGCGGTCCTGGATGCCCAGGGAGAACTGGAGACCTACAAGCGGCTTCGGCGATTCCTGCGCGGCCAGGTCAACGACTAG
- a CDS encoding gas vesicle protein, translating to MQYATGGTNLADILERVLDRGVVIAGDITVSLVEIELLTIKVRLVIASVDRAREIGINWWESDPALSTGAQQLQTENQDLRERIERLERLTGPQTDELESLTHATRLTGEPEKESKS from the coding sequence ATGCAGTACGCCACCGGAGGAACCAACCTCGCCGACATTCTGGAACGCGTCCTCGACCGAGGCGTGGTGATCGCCGGTGACATCACTGTCTCCCTTGTCGAAATCGAACTTCTGACCATCAAGGTACGGCTGGTCATCGCCTCCGTCGATCGCGCCCGGGAGATCGGTATCAACTGGTGGGAAAGCGACCCGGCTCTCTCCACCGGCGCACAGCAGCTTCAGACGGAAAACCAAGATTTGCGGGAACGGATTGAGCGGCTGGAACGCTTGACGGGACCGCAAACGGACGAGCTGGAGTCCTTGACGCACGCCACCCGCCTGACGGGCGAACCCGAGAAGGAGAGCAAGTCATGA